One Trichosurus vulpecula isolate mTriVul1 chromosome 7, mTriVul1.pri, whole genome shotgun sequence genomic region harbors:
- the TNFAIP8L2 gene encoding tumor necrosis factor alpha-induced protein 8-like protein 2 gives MEPFSSRNLALQAEKKLLSKLAGRSVAHLFIDDTSSEVLDELYRVSKEYTHSRGEAQKVIKDLVKVAIKVAVLHRNEQFDPGEMALADRFRQKLRQGAMTALSFGEVDFTFEAAVLTALLTECRDTLLELVKHHLTPKSHGRIRHVFDHFSDPSLLTALYSPGYAQHLSKICDGLRKLLDEGKL, from the coding sequence ATGGAGCCCTTCAGCTCAAGAAACCTTGCCCTGCAGGCAGAGAAGAAACTCCTGAGCAAGCTGGCCGGGCGGTCAGTGGCACACCTCTTCATCGATGACACCAGCAGTGAAGTGTTGGATGAACTTTACAGGGTGTCTAAAGAGTACACCCACAGCCGGGGTGAGGCCCAGAAGGTCATCAAGGACTTGGTCAAAGTGGCCATCAAGGTGGCGGTGTTGCATCGAAACGAGCAGTTTGACCCCGGGGAGATGGCCCTGGCTGACCGCTTCCGTCAGAAGTTGCGCCAAGGCGCCATGACTGCCCTCAGCTTCGGTGAAGTGGATTTCACCTTCGAAGCCGCTGTGCTGACTGCCCTGCTGACAGAGTGCCGGGACACCTTACTAGAGCTGGTAAAGCACCACCTCACGCCCAAGTCTCACGGCCGCATCCGCCATGTCTTCGATCACTTCTCAGACCCCAGCCTGCTCACTGCCCTCTACAGCCCTGGCTATGCCCAGCACCTTAGTAAGATCTGTGACGGGCTGAGGAAGCTGCTGGATGAAGGAAAGCTTTGA
- the TMOD4 gene encoding tropomodulin-4 — MSSYQKELEKYRDIDEDEILRSLSPEELEQLDYELQEMDPENMLLPAGLRQRDQTKKSPTGPLDREALMQHLERQALETKERDDLVPFTGEKKGKPFIQPKREIPVEEQITLEPELEEALAKATDAEMCDIAAILGMYTLMSNKQYYDAICSGEICNTEGITSVVQPDKYKPVPDEPPNPTDIEETLKRVQNNDQELEEVNLNNMQDITASTIIELCQAMKGNTHVRSFSLVATRSGDPVANAIAEMLRENRSLKSLNIESNFISSTGFMAVLKAVRENATLTELRMDNQRHWPGDAVEMEMAAMLEHCPAIVRFGYHFTQQGPRARAARAVTRNNELRRQQKKT, encoded by the exons ATGTCATCCTATCAGAAGGAACTGGAGAAGTATAGGGACATTGATGAAGATGAGATCCTGAGAAGCCTGAGCCCTGAGGAGCTAGAACAGCTGGACTATGAGCTACAGGAAATGGACCCCGAG AACATGCTCCTGCCAGCCGGGCTAAGGCAGCGTGACCAGACAAAGAAGAGCCCCACGGGGCCCCTGGACCGGGAAGCCTTGATGCAGCACCTGGAACGGCAGGCCCTGGAGACTAAGGAGCGAGATGACCTGGTGCCCTTCACAGGAGAGAAGAAGG GGAAACCATTTATCCAACCCAAGAGGGAGATCCCTGTGGAAGAACAGATCACTTTGGAACCCGAGTTGGAGGAGGCTTTGGCCAAGGCCACAGATGCTGAAATGTGTGACATTGCAG CCATTCTGGGCATGTACACATTGATGAGTAACAAACAATACTACGATGCCATCTGCAGTGGAGAAATCTGCAACACTGAAGGCATTACCA GTGTGGTGCAGCCTGACAAATATAAGCCAGTACCAGATGAACCACCAAACCCTACGGACATCGAGGAGACATTGAAGAGAGTTCAGAACAATGACCAGGAGCTAGAGGAGGTGAACCTCAACAATATGCAG GACATCACAGCCTCCACTATTATCGAGCTGTGCCAGGCCATGAAGGGGAATACTCACGTTCGGAGCTTCAGCCTAGTAGCTACACGAAGTGGTGACCCCGTAGCCAAT GCTATAGCTGAGATGCTGCGGGAGAACAGGAGCCTTAAAAGCCTCAATATTGAGTCGAACTTCATCAGCAGTACAGGGTTCATGGCTGTGCTAAAGGCCGTTCGAGAGAATGCCACACTTACCGAGCTAAGGATGGATAACCAG CGTCACTGGCCAGGGGATGCTGTAGAGATGGAGATGGCTGCCATGCTGGAGCATTGTCCAGCCATAGTTCGATTTGGCTACCACTTCACACAGCAAGGACCTCGGGCTCGGGCAGCTCGAGCAGTGACCCGGAACAATGAATTAC GTCGGCAGCAGAAGAAGACATAA
- the SCNM1 gene encoding sodium channel modifier 1 isoform X2: MLRDGRFACAVCPHRPVLDTLTMLTAHRAGKRHLASLQDFYGKKRQWRGEEQNPKQQEEERTEKTRDQAPLLAQTRLITQSALRRAPNYNSCCRRQRNRPEAPSPSAPHLPYRPPQTEEPSDKKAGRTPKSEGDRQSKRDSAAAPAPVPLSPARRRALDHYLTLRSSGWIQDGRGQWLKDKNVEFDSDEEEPPGLPLD; encoded by the exons ATGCTCCGAGATGGACG atttGCCTGTGCTGTCTGTCCCCACCGGCCTGTATTAGACACACTGACCATGTTGACTGCTCACCGTGCAGGGAAGAGACACTTGGCCA GCTTGCAAGATTTCTATGGTAAGAAGCGCCAGTGGAGAGGAGAAGAACAGAATCCAAAAcagcaggaagaagagagaactgagaaGACCAGGGACCAG GCTCCTTTGCTGGCCCAGACCCGTTTAATCACCCAAAGTGCCCTACGAAGAGCCCCAAACTATAACAGTTGTTGTCGAAGGCAGAGGAACAG ACCAGAAGCTCCTTCGCCCTCAGCTCCCCACCTCCCATATAGGCCCCCCCAGACTGAGGAACCTTCAGACAAGAAGGCTGGCAGAACACCCAAGTCCGAGGGTGATAGACAGTCCAAGAGGGATTCAGCAGCAGCCCCAGCCCCTGTGCCCTTGAGTCCTGCCAGACGAAGAGCACTGGACCATTATTTGACCCTGCGCAG CTCTGGTTGGATCCAGGATGGAAGAGGTCAGTGGCTAAAGGATAAGAATGTGGAGTTCGATTCTGATGAAGAGGAACCCCCAGGCCTCCCCTTGGATTGA
- the LYSMD1 gene encoding lysM and putative peptidoglycan-binding domain-containing protein 1, whose translation MASPSRQAPPGGSGLLRGSRARSYGSLVQSSCSPVRERRVEHLLEPGDTLAGLALKYGVTMEQIKRANRLYTNDSIFLKKTLYIPILTEPRGLFNGLDSEEEEDKEEEMPLNQGGAEAPSPLRKKQEEKASGEGLSSSCGQDLPIPSHDLSATDFLKKIDSQISLSKKAAVRKLKKGESGVPGEDLHPHLASPRKQQRAVLGPVPLTRTTRAATLRDQEDEIFKL comes from the exons ATGGCGTCCCCCTCCCGTCAAGCGCCACCGGGGGGCTCCGGGCTCCTGCGAGGGAGCCGGGCCCGGTCTTACGGCAGCCTTGTACAGTCCTCCTGCTCCCCGGTGCGCGAGCGGCGCGTGGAGCACCTGCTGGAGCCCGGGGATACCCTGGCCGGCCTGGCGCTCAAGTACGGGGTGACG atggaACAGATTAAACGTGCTAACCGCCTTTATACTAACGACTCCATCTTCCTCAAGAAAACGCTCTATATTCCTATCCTGACTGAGCCCCGGGGATTATTTAATGGGCTAGattctgaggaggaagaagacaaggaggaagagatgCCGTTGAATCAAGGTGGAGCTGAAGCTCCCTCACCCTTGAggaaaaaacaagaggaaaaagccAGTGGCGAAGGCCTTTCTTCCAGCTGTGGCCAGGACCTCCCCATACCCAGCCATGACCTCTCTGCCACAGACTTCCTCAAGAAGATTGACTCACAGATCAGTTTGTCGAAGAAGGCTGCTGTCAGGAAGCTGAAGAAAGGCGAGAGTGG GGTACCTGGGGAGGATCTGCATCCCCACTTGGCTTCCCCCCGAAAACAGCAACGTGCGGTACTGGGCCCTGTACCCCTGACTCGAACCACAAGGGCAGCCACCTTACGGGACCAGGAAGATGAAATCTTTAAACTCTGA
- the SCNM1 gene encoding sodium channel modifier 1 isoform X1 — MSFKREGDDWSQLNVLKKRRVGDLLASYIPEDEALMLRDGRFACAVCPHRPVLDTLTMLTAHRAGKRHLASLQDFYGKKRQWRGEEQNPKQQEEERTEKTRDQAPLLAQTRLITQSALRRAPNYNSCCRRQRNRPEAPSPSAPHLPYRPPQTEEPSDKKAGRTPKSEGDRQSKRDSAAAPAPVPLSPARRRALDHYLTLRSSGWIQDGRGQWLKDKNVEFDSDEEEPPGLPLD; from the exons ATGTCCTTCAAGAGAGAGGGGGACGACTGGAGCCAGCTCAATGTTCTCAAG AAACGGAGAGTTGGGGACTTGCTGGCCAGTTACATCCCAGAAGATGAGGCACTGATGCTCCGAGATGGACG atttGCCTGTGCTGTCTGTCCCCACCGGCCTGTATTAGACACACTGACCATGTTGACTGCTCACCGTGCAGGGAAGAGACACTTGGCCA GCTTGCAAGATTTCTATGGTAAGAAGCGCCAGTGGAGAGGAGAAGAACAGAATCCAAAAcagcaggaagaagagagaactgagaaGACCAGGGACCAG GCTCCTTTGCTGGCCCAGACCCGTTTAATCACCCAAAGTGCCCTACGAAGAGCCCCAAACTATAACAGTTGTTGTCGAAGGCAGAGGAACAG ACCAGAAGCTCCTTCGCCCTCAGCTCCCCACCTCCCATATAGGCCCCCCCAGACTGAGGAACCTTCAGACAAGAAGGCTGGCAGAACACCCAAGTCCGAGGGTGATAGACAGTCCAAGAGGGATTCAGCAGCAGCCCCAGCCCCTGTGCCCTTGAGTCCTGCCAGACGAAGAGCACTGGACCATTATTTGACCCTGCGCAG CTCTGGTTGGATCCAGGATGGAAGAGGTCAGTGGCTAAAGGATAAGAATGTGGAGTTCGATTCTGATGAAGAGGAACCCCCAGGCCTCCCCTTGGATTGA